In Psychrobacter sp. P11G3, a single genomic region encodes these proteins:
- the dxs gene encoding 1-deoxy-D-xylulose-5-phosphate synthase yields MQQSPHSPKSQSLSTSVLDSAAQLSSLQQTYTVIPRVRPHTPLLDAIDTPTDLSTLSAAKLITLADELRLFLLYSAGQSGGHFGANLGVVELTIVLHYLLETPQDQIVWDVGHQAYAHKVLTGRREQLGTIRSKDGLTAFPERAESVYDTFGVGHSSTSISAGLGMSLALRYQGREQTVACIIGDGAMTGGMAFEAMNDAVQQDADLLVILNDNDMSISCSIGGFSRHLAMLWESGYQVDISESGEPVLCRRPDMQAFDRRKRHKEMRDVPQLEDNLFKAIGFTYFGPFDGHNIPELLRVLSLAKQVKGPVLVHIYTTKGKGFAPAELDPVGYHAISKLPVENHKDHEASKADSIEQLKKQPSTKPALKYSQVFGQFLCDKADEDDKLLAVTPAMEEGSGMTDFARHFPERFFDVAIAEQHAVTLAAGMATQGVKPIVAIYSTFLQRGYDQLIHDVALQNLDVMFAIDRAGLVGEDGATHAGVFDFGFLRCVPNMVIAAPKDENECYHLLNTCYEYPGCTAVRYPRGTGTGADIKQPAQTYKVGKSVVESVLGKADAPYKLALLAFGTMVATAQQAAETLTNNDAALDCQIQVVNMRWVKPLDTAMLETLLAQGVTHIATLEEHMIMGGAGSAVNEYLLNESAAFKQSRPAIANIGIPDRFIAHGSQAEQLADCGLDVEGVTKQLKIFLS; encoded by the coding sequence TACTGTGATTCCACGTGTGCGTCCTCATACGCCATTGCTTGATGCAATTGATACACCCACTGACCTCAGCACGCTTTCGGCTGCCAAGCTTATTACGCTGGCTGATGAATTGCGCCTTTTTCTATTATATTCAGCTGGTCAGAGCGGTGGGCATTTTGGTGCCAATTTGGGCGTGGTTGAGCTGACCATAGTATTGCATTATTTGTTAGAGACGCCGCAAGACCAAATCGTCTGGGACGTGGGTCATCAAGCCTATGCTCATAAAGTACTGACCGGTCGCCGTGAGCAGCTAGGCACTATCAGATCTAAAGATGGTCTGACAGCATTTCCTGAGCGTGCAGAGTCTGTCTACGATACATTTGGCGTTGGGCATTCATCGACCTCTATTTCAGCTGGTCTGGGTATGAGCCTCGCACTGCGTTATCAAGGCCGCGAGCAAACGGTTGCTTGCATCATCGGCGATGGTGCGATGACAGGTGGTATGGCATTTGAGGCCATGAATGACGCAGTACAGCAAGATGCTGATTTGTTAGTCATCCTAAACGATAATGATATGTCGATATCATGCTCTATTGGTGGATTTTCACGACATTTAGCCATGCTTTGGGAGTCAGGTTATCAAGTTGATATCTCTGAGTCAGGTGAGCCAGTACTCTGCCGCCGTCCTGATATGCAGGCGTTCGATCGCCGCAAGCGTCATAAAGAGATGCGCGATGTGCCACAGTTAGAAGATAACTTATTCAAAGCGATTGGTTTTACTTATTTTGGTCCTTTTGATGGGCATAATATCCCTGAGCTACTGCGCGTATTGTCACTGGCGAAGCAAGTAAAAGGCCCAGTATTGGTACATATCTATACGACTAAGGGTAAAGGGTTTGCACCAGCAGAATTAGACCCAGTGGGCTATCACGCAATCAGTAAATTGCCAGTCGAAAATCATAAAGACCATGAAGCGTCTAAAGCTGATTCTATAGAGCAGCTAAAAAAACAACCAAGTACAAAGCCAGCGTTAAAATATTCGCAAGTGTTTGGCCAGTTCTTATGTGATAAAGCAGATGAAGACGACAAGCTACTAGCTGTCACCCCTGCCATGGAAGAAGGCTCAGGGATGACGGACTTTGCTCGTCATTTCCCAGAGCGTTTTTTTGATGTGGCCATTGCTGAGCAACATGCTGTCACGCTAGCAGCTGGGATGGCAACTCAAGGCGTCAAACCTATTGTCGCGATTTATTCAACGTTCTTACAGCGTGGATATGATCAGCTGATTCATGACGTGGCTTTACAGAATCTCGATGTAATGTTTGCCATAGATCGAGCGGGTTTAGTCGGTGAAGACGGTGCCACGCATGCTGGCGTGTTTGATTTTGGATTTTTACGTTGTGTACCTAATATGGTGATTGCAGCGCCAAAAGATGAGAACGAATGCTACCATTTGCTCAATACTTGCTATGAGTATCCAGGCTGTACGGCGGTACGCTATCCGCGTGGTACAGGCACAGGTGCTGATATTAAGCAACCAGCCCAAACTTATAAAGTTGGCAAATCAGTTGTTGAGTCAGTATTAGGTAAAGCTGATGCACCTTACAAATTGGCACTATTGGCCTTTGGTACGATGGTCGCGACTGCTCAGCAAGCCGCAGAAACTCTAACAAATAACGATGCAGCGTTAGATTGCCAGATACAGGTGGTCAATATGCGCTGGGTAAAACCGCTAGATACAGCAATGCTCGAAACGTTATTAGCGCAAGGGGTCACTCATATAGCAACCCTAGAAGAGCACATGATTATGGGCGGCGCGGGTAGTGCAGTGAATGAATATTTACTCAATGAATCGGCTGCCTTTAAGCAAAGTCGTCCAGCTATTGCTAATATCGGTATTCCTGATCGTTTTATTGCTCATGGCTCCCAAGCAGAGCAGTTAGCTGACTGTGGTCTAGATGTCGAGGGCGTGACTAAACAGCTTAAAATATTTTTATCGTAA
- a CDS encoding thiazole synthase: MSENVSTTHPTPLLQDTFTVGSRTFSSRLLVGTGKYKDMTETGEAIAASAAEIVTVAIRRVNIGQNSDEPNLLDVISPDKYTILPNTAGCFDAETAIRTCKLARELLGGHNLVKLEVLGDEKTLYPNVMETLKAAKVLIDDGFEVMVYTSDDPIVAQELESMGCVAIMPLGSLIGSGLGLLNRHTLSLIIENAKVPVLVDAGVGTASDAALAMELGCDGVLMNSAIANAQNPVMMAHAMKHAIWAGRAAFLAGRMPMRKMATASSPQTGYFFQ; encoded by the coding sequence ATGTCAGAGAACGTTAGCACTACTCATCCAACACCACTTTTACAAGATACCTTTACTGTCGGTAGCCGTACCTTTTCTTCGCGTCTGCTGGTTGGTACTGGCAAGTATAAAGACATGACAGAGACTGGAGAAGCTATTGCCGCTTCAGCAGCCGAAATCGTGACCGTCGCCATTCGCCGTGTCAATATTGGACAAAATAGTGATGAGCCTAACTTATTAGATGTGATTTCACCTGATAAATATACGATATTACCGAATACTGCTGGCTGCTTTGACGCCGAAACAGCCATTCGCACTTGTAAGCTTGCTCGCGAGTTATTGGGTGGGCATAACTTGGTTAAGCTTGAGGTATTGGGTGATGAGAAAACCTTATATCCAAACGTTATGGAAACTTTGAAAGCCGCAAAAGTATTGATCGATGATGGTTTTGAAGTGATGGTTTATACGTCAGACGACCCTATCGTCGCACAAGAATTAGAAAGCATGGGCTGTGTCGCTATTATGCCACTTGGCAGCTTGATTGGGTCTGGGCTTGGTCTACTTAATCGTCATACACTTAGCTTAATAATCGAAAATGCCAAAGTACCCGTATTGGTTGACGCTGGTGTCGGTACTGCGTCTGATGCTGCACTTGCAATGGAGCTTGGCTGTGATGGCGTACTGATGAACTCAGCCATTGCCAATGCGCAAAATCCAGTAATGATGGCACATGCAATGAAACATGCTATATGGGCAGGTCGCGCTGCGTTTTTGGCAGGTCGTATGCCAATGCGTAAGATGGCTACTGCTAGCTCACCACAAACTGGGTATTTCTTTCAATAA
- a CDS encoding WS/DGAT/MGAT family O-acyltransferase encodes MRLLTAVDQLFLLLESRKQPMHVGGLFVFELPDNADSDFVYQLVKQMQESDVPPSFPFNQVLEHLAFWKKDKDFDVEHHLHHVALPSPGRVRELLMYVSREHGRLLDRAMPLWECHVIEGIQPEVEGGPERFAWYFKIHHSLVDGIAAMRLVQKSLSQSPTEPVTLPVWSLMARHRNQVNAILPAERSIRGIIKEQISTIKPVFTELLDNVKNYGDEGYVGTFDAPMSILNKRISASRRIAAQSYDIKRFNDIAERLKISRNDVVLAVCAGAIRRYLISMDALPNKPLIAFVPMSLRTDNSISGNQLSFVLANLGTHLDNPLRRIELIHRSMNHGKRRFRRMNQAQVINYSIVSYAWQGINLATGLFPRKQAFNLIISNVPGSEKPLYWNGARLQSLYPASIVFNGQAMNITLASYLDKIEFGITACSKALPRVQDMLMLIEEELQLLETTSKELAFKGITVEDKAGNKGNDKTKKLAP; translated from the coding sequence ATGCGACTTCTCACAGCAGTCGACCAGTTGTTTCTACTTCTTGAGTCGCGTAAACAGCCCATGCACGTTGGTGGACTGTTTGTATTTGAATTACCAGACAATGCGGATAGCGATTTTGTCTATCAATTGGTAAAACAAATGCAAGAGTCTGATGTGCCGCCCAGCTTTCCTTTTAATCAAGTACTTGAGCATCTAGCCTTTTGGAAAAAAGACAAAGATTTTGATGTCGAGCATCATCTGCATCATGTTGCGCTACCAAGTCCTGGACGCGTACGTGAACTATTGATGTACGTCTCAAGAGAACATGGACGTTTATTAGATCGTGCCATGCCTTTGTGGGAATGTCATGTTATCGAAGGTATCCAGCCAGAAGTCGAAGGTGGACCTGAACGTTTTGCATGGTATTTTAAGATTCATCACTCTTTGGTTGATGGCATCGCAGCGATGCGTTTGGTTCAAAAGTCCTTATCACAATCGCCAACCGAACCAGTTACCCTTCCTGTCTGGTCGTTGATGGCGCGCCATCGTAACCAAGTAAACGCTATCTTGCCTGCCGAACGATCTATCAGGGGCATCATAAAAGAGCAGATATCTACCATCAAACCTGTATTTACAGAACTGCTAGATAATGTGAAAAACTACGGTGATGAAGGGTACGTCGGTACTTTTGACGCACCGATGAGTATCCTGAATAAACGTATATCAGCTTCACGACGTATAGCCGCACAGTCTTATGATATAAAACGGTTTAACGATATCGCCGAAAGGCTCAAAATTAGTAGAAACGATGTGGTACTGGCGGTCTGTGCAGGTGCTATTCGTCGTTATCTAATCTCAATGGATGCGCTACCGAACAAACCGTTGATTGCCTTTGTACCGATGTCACTGCGTACAGATAACAGTATCTCGGGCAACCAGCTGTCATTTGTATTGGCAAACTTGGGTACGCATTTGGACAATCCACTGCGCAGAATAGAGCTTATCCATCGTAGTATGAATCATGGCAAACGTCGCTTTCGCCGCATGAACCAAGCGCAGGTCATTAACTACAGTATCGTCTCATACGCGTGGCAAGGCATTAATTTGGCGACAGGACTGTTTCCTAGAAAGCAGGCATTTAACCTAATTATTTCTAACGTACCTGGCTCTGAAAAACCACTGTACTGGAATGGTGCTCGTTTGCAATCATTGTACCCCGCTTCTATCGTCTTTAATGGTCAAGCGATGAATATCACCTTAGCCAGTTATCTAGATAAGATTGAGTTTGGTATCACCGCTTGTAGCAAGGCGTTACCGCGTGTACAAGATATGCTGATGCTGATAGAAGAAGAGTTGCAGCTGCTAGAAACTACCAGTAAAGAATTAGCATTCAAAGGTATTACCGTCGAAGATAAAGCAGGCAATAAAGGTAACGATAAAACAAAAAAGCTGGCTCCATAA
- a CDS encoding inositol monophosphatase family protein, whose amino-acid sequence MEPMVVIAARTAEKVGKEILYAHQNRHKIELDIESKGLDGLVTRIDRFSEELTIETLKASYPNHSFLGEEFGMQEGRGEDADWCWIIDPLDGTKNFVHGVPQFCVSIAVQHKGVTQHGVVYDPVRDEMFSASRGKGARLNNRRMQVSERKTIDGGFFTTGHPLERKRNGEVISYAKQHFESLQKISEAGGQVRRMGSAALDLCYVAAGRFDGYFEMSIKPWDIAAGELIVTEARGVVVDHTGAHNSMTSGSIFACNVKLLKPLMQTVVPIWGDAI is encoded by the coding sequence ATGGAACCCATGGTCGTCATCGCAGCGCGTACTGCTGAAAAAGTTGGTAAAGAGATTTTATATGCGCATCAAAACCGCCACAAAATCGAGTTAGATATCGAGTCTAAAGGACTTGATGGTCTGGTTACCCGCATTGATCGCTTTAGCGAAGAGCTCACTATTGAGACGCTAAAAGCCAGCTATCCTAATCATTCATTTTTGGGTGAAGAGTTCGGTATGCAAGAAGGTCGCGGCGAAGATGCTGACTGGTGCTGGATTATCGATCCACTAGATGGCACTAAGAACTTTGTCCACGGTGTACCGCAGTTCTGCGTATCTATCGCTGTACAGCATAAAGGTGTCACCCAACATGGTGTGGTCTATGATCCTGTTCGTGATGAGATGTTCTCAGCGAGCCGCGGTAAAGGCGCGCGTTTGAACAATCGCCGTATGCAAGTGAGCGAACGCAAAACCATTGATGGTGGTTTCTTTACGACCGGTCATCCACTTGAACGTAAGCGCAATGGCGAAGTTATCTCTTATGCTAAACAGCACTTTGAGAGCTTACAGAAGATATCTGAAGCAGGTGGTCAGGTACGTCGTATGGGTTCAGCTGCGCTTGACTTGTGCTATGTTGCTGCTGGTCGTTTCGACGGTTATTTTGAGATGTCTATCAAGCCTTGGGACATCGCTGCAGGCGAGCTTATCGTAACTGAAGCACGCGGTGTGGTGGTTGATCATACTGGCGCGCACAACTCTATGACATCAGGCTCTATCTTCGCTTGTAATGTGAAATTGCTCAAGCCATTGATGCAAACAGTTGTACCAATCTGGGGTGACGCAATCTAA